The proteins below come from a single Papaver somniferum cultivar HN1 chromosome 11, ASM357369v1, whole genome shotgun sequence genomic window:
- the LOC113320852 gene encoding DNA-binding protein BIN4-like produces MMVNGRGDHSEIDVMSQGGGDLNMVDVENGIRESNYLVFHPPATDQSRSAANQAPKQPHIALSSDEDDEDDFRPISETLGLSSKSRKEDNNQDVLLIDGSEEPLVSKASKSVSKTKKARAEVETQVLEEAGEKSQGADVDKNLEDSKVKKSPKSKSPKKKLKVETQSHKEETDIEEEAVKAEVTEKSAIPHGSSRLPLMMAEKVQRSKALVECEGDSIDMSGDIGTVGRLVISDTPCGSSELLLDLKGTIYKTTIVPSRTFCVVNFGQTEAKIEAIMDDFIQLKPHSNVYESETMIEGTLEGYSFDSDEEADKIPKPKIQGEEGEEQANGKVKGKADKALGVKKKGKITAKPPAKRVKKKAPVSKKGKGSKK; encoded by the exons ATGATGGTTAACGGTAGAGGAGATCATTCCGAGATCGATGTTATGAGTCAAGGTGGTGGTGATTTGAACATGGTTGATGTAGAAAATGGAATTAGAGAATCAAACTATTTGGTGTTCCATCCCCCTGCTACAGATCAATCTAGGAGTGCAGCAAATCAG GCTCCCAAGCAACCGCATATAGCATTATCATCAGATGAGGATGACGAGGATGATTTCCGTCCTATAAGCGAAACTTTGGGTCTATCATCGAAATCACGAAAGGAAGATAACAATCAAGATGTTCTTCTCATTGACGGTTCAGAAGAACCTTTGGTTAGTAAAGCTTCCAAATCTGTGTCCAAGACTAAGAAGGCTCGAGCGGAAGTGGAAACTCAAGTCCTAGAAGAAG CCGGAGAGAAGAGTCAAGGGGCAGATGTTGACAAAAACTTAGAAGATTCAAAAGTTAAAAAGTCTCCCAAATCGAAGTCTCCAAAAAAGAAACTGAAAGTAGAGACTCAAAGCCATAAAGAAG AGACTGATATTGAAGAGGAAGCTGTGAAGGCAGAAGTAACTGAGAAGAGTGCAATACCTCAT GGCTCTTCAAGATTGCCTTTGATGATGGCAGAGAAAGTCCAGCGGTCAAAG GCACTTGTTGAATGTGAAGGAGACTCCATAGATATgagtggagatattggtactgTTGGACGATTAGTAATTTCAGACACGCCATGTGGTAGCAGTGAACTGCTTTTGGATTTAAAAG gaACCATATACAAAACAACAATAGTTCCATCGAGAACATTTTGTGTT GTCAACTTTGGTCAAACGGAAGCAAAG ATAGAAGCTATCATGGATGACTTCATTCAACTGAAACCACACTCCAATGTTTATGAGTCGGAGACAATGATTGAAG GGACACTAGAGGGATACTCATTTGATTCTGACGAAGAGGCAGATAAAATTCCAAAGCCtaaaatacaaggagaagaaggtgaagaacaaGCCAATGGAAAGGTCAAGGGAAAAGCTGATAAAGCATTG GGCGTCAAAAAGAAGGGCAAAATAACCGCTAAGCCACCAGctaagagagtaaaaaagaaagCCCCAGTTTCCAAGAAAGGCAAGGGCTCCAAGAAATAA